The Pseudostreptobacillus hongkongensis genomic sequence TTTTCAAATTTGAGTTTATAATTTTAACAATAAATTTTACCATAAAAAATATTCATTTTCAACACTACCCCCCCCACTTTATCTTATATTTTCCTTAGAAAATTGTTTGAAAATCATTTGCTAAAAATGATTATTATTGTTATTTGTATCCATTTTTATTACAAAGTACTATTCTATCAGTATTAATCAATAGTAACTATTTTAAAATTTTACTTTTTGAAACTTTTGTACATCAGTATTTCAATATGTTAACATTTCCTTTTCTAAGATAAAACTAAGAAAAATCGCTGATATTATTAATAATAGATTATGTAATATTCATAATTTGAAATAATATTTATTAAAAAGAAATTGATTCTATTGTTTCATATTTCTAAAAAATATTAACTATCGCAAACATTAAAAGATGTGGATGGAGAAAAATCTTATTAATTCAATGGTAAAGATAGCTGGATTTCCTTTCATAAAAGATATTAATGATTTTGATTTTAGTTATCAAGATAATATAGATAAACAAGAGATATTGGATTTACTTACACATAGATTTATACATAATTTTGAGAATGTAGTATTTATTGTAAATATAGGGTGTTGATAAATAGATGAATTAGGATATATTCCAATAACTAAAGAAGAGACACTTATATTTTTTAGATTAATAAATGAAAGATATGAAAAGAAGTCAACAATAGTTACAACTAATGCTGACTTCAAGTATTGGGGTGATATATTTTCTGATAATACTTTATCAAATGCTATGTTAGATAGATTATTACATCATTGTAATGTTATTAGTATAGTTGGTAGATCATATAGAGTTAGAGATTATTATCAAGAATAAAAAACTACATTCTTATTTTGACACAATCTTACATTTTTATATTGACATTAACAAAAATATATATTTTTATATAAAATTAGGGTCAAGGGTTCTACCTTGCACGTTAAATGCAAGAGAAAATGGCTTGCCCATTTCCTTACATTTAACGTGATATAATACAGTTAAAATTATAAAACTAAAGCTGAATCTAATCTGCTCTTTTATCTACTATCCCCTTTATCTCTAATTTGAGCCTCTATTTCTTTTATTAATGAATCCAAATCATCAAACCTTTTACCATTAAATACAAAAAATAAAATAGTTCCATATAAATTTATTACTGTATAAAATATATAATTATTATGCATTGTTAGTTTAAATATTATCATATTTTCTTTATAATATCTTTTTTCTATTTCTATTTCTTTTTCTATTTTTTTTCTATTTTCTTGTTTTTCTATTTCTTCTATATTTTCTAGTTCTTCTCTTTTTTCTATTTCTTTTAGATTTATTAGGTCTTCTATTGTTGTTATTTCTGAATATTTACTCATTATTTTTCCTCTTTTCTAATTTATTTTATATTTTTATTTATTTAATTTTCTTCCATTACATTCTTTACATAATATTTCAACCAAACTTATAATATTTTTTTATAATTCAAAATATCTGCTTAACTTTTTTTAAATTGATTTTTTGCCATAAAATCTTCTATTTACTTCCAAATTTTATAACATCTTTTATCTTTTTGATATTTTTATTTTAACAGTATCTAATTTGCTTAAATTTGCTCCTATAAGCTCCAAAATCACAAAAGAGAATTTAATATACCCCTTAACTCTTAAAATCGCTTAGAATGAAAAATATGGCTTATTTTTTATATATTTTACCCCTACTATCAATATCAAAAACTAATATGACAATTTCAGTATCTATAATTCTAAATATTGCTCTATAATCTCCTATTCTCATTCTAAATATATCATCATAATCTTTATGAATATATTTTTTTATATCATATTCAAATATTTTATTTTTATCTTTTGAAATTTCATCAAATGCTTTCATAAATTTAATTCCATAAATTTTATTTATAAACTTTTTAGCTTCTTTTTTATATAAAACCTTATAAAACATCTTCTAATTTCAATTCCTCTCCACTTATATCTGAAAAATCAATGTTTTTACTTTCTATTTCTAATTGTTCTTCTTTTGATAATAAAGAAATATTTGAATTTAAAAAATCTAATAAACTTATTTCTTTTTCTTGTTTTATTCTTTTTAAGGCTGTTTCTCTTAAAAACTCTGAAAAATTATAGCCTTTTTTTAAAATAAAATTTGAAATTAAATCATAATCTTCTTGCTTTAAAGTAATATTTTTACGAATAAACATAAATAGGTCTCCTCCTTCTTAATATATTTTATACACATCATACGCATTATACGCATTATATTGTATCATTTTTAACAATATGTACTTTAAATTTTCAATTGCAACCCATGTGATAAGTTTTTAAAGATTAATCGCAACCCATTGTATATATTTTTAATAATTTTATGATATAATTTATCTGATAGGGTTTAAATTCACGCTATCACATAATATAGCCCTTAATGATAATTTTTGTAATGTTCTTTGACCATATTTAGCAGCAAACATATCATTAGGGGTTTTCTTATATCTAGCCTTATACAAACTATTTATATTATTAACCATATCATATATCTCATCTTGAGTTAAATTATTAAAACTAATTCCTTTAGGTAAAAATCTTCTTATTAGTCTATGTATATTTTCAATATTAGGCTTTTGAGTTGGTGTTGCCTTATCACAATAAAATACTCTTGTTCTGTTAAAATCACTTTTAATACTTCTTTCCATTTTATCTCTTGATGAAAATTCATACCCTCTATCTGTTAAAATAACTTCAAACATTTTTCTAAACATTACAGTTCCAATAGCTCTTTCTATGTTATCAAGTATTTTAACTATCTCTATTTGTGATTTTTTTTCTAATTTATATGCCATTAAAAATTGAATATCTGTAATAAATATTGTAAGTATATATCCACTAGCTCCTAAAGGACCACATATTAGATCCATTTCTACTACACTTATATCTTTATGATTTTCTCTATATTCTTCAAAATCTTTATATTCTCTATCATTTAAAAAACTCTTTCTAGGTAAGTATGGAATTTCTGTATCTTCTATCTTCTTCATTACTTTTCTTCTTTTTCTTTTATTCATTTTTATTAACAACCTATTATTAATATATGAATATATTGTTTGAACACTTACACTATCTTTAGGATATTTAATTTTTATAACCTCACTAATATGAAATATCGTTTGATTTAAATCTAATGATCTTTGAATTTCTTTTAACATCATTATTTTTGATTCAGTTATTCTTGAATTAGTTCTTCTATGCAAAGATTTCTTATGTGATATTATCGATTTATATACTATGTAATGCTTAGTGCAATTTTTGCTAAAATATCTAGGACAGTTATTACAAACATAAGGCGATTGTTTTAGTAAGTTACAATAATTATTTTCAAGTATTTCTTCATCTGTTTTAATATTATTATATTCAAATATCTTAACATTTCTTTCAACCATTCTATTTCTTTTTATCTCTCTTGATATTGTTGATAGACTTCTATTTAATTCTTTTGATATATCTTTTAAAGACCAACCATCTTTTAATCTTACTTCGATTAAAATTCTTTCTTCTTGATTTAACTTTTTCATTTATTTTCCTTTCAGGGAGTTGCAATTGATACTTTAAAAAAAGGTGGCGATTAATCTTTAAAAATTAAAAAAATGAAAGTCATTAAAACTCTCATTTTTTCTACATTATATCATATTTGGGGTTTTTTTTACTTTTTTAAATTGAATTATTTTTTTATACGAGCCATTTATTTATACTATTTAGATTATATTTCTCATGGGTTGCGTTTGTTACTTTAATGTGCATATTTAGCAAGAAGGTTCCTATTTCTATAAGTGTAAATAGTTCACCTTTTATATTGTTTTACTATATAATTTTACAATATTATAAATTATTTTCCCCAAATTTGATAACATTTTTTATCTTTTTTATTTTCTAATAATAATGTATTATTTTTACTTAATTCTAATAATTGACTATAATTCTATATATTAATAAAAATAATAATTCTAATCATTTATTATTTTTTTTATAAAAATTATAACCTTATACCTCTATTTTTAAAAAATATAACTGAACACATTCCTAACAATATTATTAATACTCCACTCATACAAAATATTACATTTATTTTTATATATTTTAAAATATATCCTACCATAATCATTGATGTTGGTGTTGCTATATTTATATAGACACTTTCTTTTAAAAAGTAATATTCATTTTCTTCCTTATTTAAATTTTTTTGAATAATCAACTTATTTGAAGTTGAATAAAACGGAAATGATATTCCTGATATTAAAATAACTAATAAATACATGTATATATTATTTGAAAATGATAACATTGATATTGCTAAACCAAATAATATAATTGAATTTGAATAATAATATTTACTTTTAAATTTTAACTTTATTACAATATAAGAACCTATAAACATTCCAAGTACCCAAAAAATCTCATTATATTTTAAATAATTGATATTATCCCCAAAATAATATTTTACTAATAATGCTGTCATAAATCCTAGTATTGTCATAAAAAAATAAAAAATAAAATTTATAAAGAACATGTACCTCCAAACTGTTTTTATTTTTTCTGTCCAGTTTGTTGGTACATGTTCTGAATGAACTGCTTTTTTTCATTATCATCATCACTACCAATCATAATAGGACTAACTGTACTTGTAGCAACATCATCAAAGTACAAATGATACAACTCATGAGCAAATGAAAATCTTTGTCTACCAATAGACATATCTGAATTTATAGCTATTACATTAGAATTTTTACATTTATAACAAACCCCGCTAATATTATCGCCTAGCGAATGAAAAACAAGTGTTAGATTTTCTATTTTTTGAACTAACTTAAAAATATCAATAGATGATTCTACATCTTCACCTAATTTCTTTCTAAGGTTAGATGATTTATTACTTAAGTCTATTCTATCAATCATTTATTTTCCTCCAATATACTATCCATTTCAATTTGATTTAAAACAATTTTATTTACAATAGCTAAAGATTATCTAAAAATAGGATTGAGTAGTAAAGATATTCATATTAAATACGGTGTATAAAAAAGAATTTAAAGCTAAAGTTATTAATAAAATTTTTAAAGGTAATTCTATAGATAAATTATCTACAAAGTATTCACCGCCTAATACTATTAAAAATAATTTCAACTTTATTTATAACTTGATTTTGATTTTATAACTTTAACATCTAAATTCAATAATTTTTTCAAAATATTCTTAACATCATATTCACTCAACAAGCATTTAGGACCTATATATATTTCTTTTATAGCTTCCTTAGAAAAAGGTAATTTTAAAAACTCAGTAATATCATCTTCTCCAACAGTTCTAAAACCATGTTCTAATTCAATTACTTCCAATTTTTCAATAAATGCATTATATTTGTCAATTATTTTTTCAAATTTCATATCATCACAAAAAATAAGTCTAACTTCTTTTTCTTCTTTAAATGCAGGATTTTTATATTTTACCAATTCAGGAATCAATTCATGTAAAAATACTTCTATTTGTTCATCTTTATTCACAATATTTTCTTCTTTAATTATAGTCTTAATCGTACTTGCCACACCTAAAACATCATCTACTATTTCATCAGAAACTATATCATCAATATATATTACCTCTCTAATTAATAAATTATCAGCTTTTGATATTTTTTTTAAATCAAAACCTATAGAAACACCTTTACCATCTTCTGCATACGCTCTCCACTGACTTAATATATCTGGTTCCTTAGAAAAACAACTAACATAAACACTATGTTGACCTTTAAAAGATAAAATTCTTTTTAATTCATCTAATGTAAAGTCTAAGTTTGAATACATTTTCATCATATCCATAAATAATTTTGATTCTAAAAATTCTATTTGAATTGAATTTAATTTATTCAAATACCACTTAATTTCTAAGTCATCATTCATTTTCAATGGATCAGAAAGATAAATTTGCTTATTTTTAATAATATTCAAAAATGTTTTTAAAGAACAATAATAATACCCAATCATATATAAATCAGCTCCTCAATTTCTAATTTAAAAATTTAACAAAAAATATTTTAACTTTAAAATCAGTACAACAAAAATTAATATCAAAATAACTACATTAGTAATTTATCGTTATAAATCTAAAAATAAAGTTTCAACGAAAAGTTTCCATACTCGATTCCCTAAATATTATAGAAGTAAATTTTGATGTTCTTATTTGAGGAACATTTTTATAAATTTTAAAATATCCTAGTACTGCGATATCATAAATTTTTTCTTTATCAATATTATCTTGAATAAAATCTCTATAAATACTTATATTTTTACTCCAGTTATTTTTCTTTTCTATATTTAAAATCAATTTAAAACGTATACCTTTTTTAGTTTCAATTTCTTCACATTCTAATTTTGCTCTCCCATAAAAAATAAATATTTTATTTTCTTCAAATTTATCAAACCCACTATTTATAGATTTTCTAGGAATTGATTTATTAATACTATTTCCTTTTTTATCATTCATTTTAATTATAAAAGGATTATTTTCAAATTCATCTGCTTCATTACATTCTTTTACTTTTTTAGGTAGCAAGTAATTTAAGGCTGATTCTAATTTATCTTGAATCTTTTCATCACTTAAAGAGTTCACAAACTGTATAATAACATTTTCAGGTGCAGAATCATGTATATACGAACACCCATTATCATGATTCGATGAAGGAATCTTTGATAAATATTCACGTTTATTTGAGGTTCGATGAGTAAAACATAATTTTGCTTTCTTACATTCTGGACATAACATTTTATCTCGATATTTCGAAATATCTCTATCGTTTTCATCATATTCTCTTTGTACTTCATATAAATCATGAAGTTGCTTATCATCAGTATAATAAAATTCTCCAAAATATACATTTGACAATATAATCACTTCCTTTTACAAAATTCAATTAATAACATTATATTTTATTACTTTAAACACTCTAAAATTATTTTCTATAATATACAAAATACCTTATTATAAAACCAAATATATTAATATCAAAATAAAAGTTTAAAAGAATCTATTTAAATTAACAAATATCATCTATTTTGTTTTTTATTTTTCAAAAGCTAAAAATCTTTTCTAACTCGTTTATTATTTATAATCCAAAAATTAAATATCAAATATTTTTAAAAGGTCATAAAAGTAATATTTTTTATTTTTTTTCTTATCTTCTCCAAATATAAATTTTAAATCTTCTAACTTCTTTATATTATTTTTAGCAGTTATATAACTAACATTTAATGTAGCTGCCAAATTATTTATTGTAAAAATTGGATTTTTAAATATATAGTCTATATAATTTAATTTCAAATTATTATCATTTACGATATTTATCAATGTATTATATAGCATTTCTACTTCCTTAAATTTTTCTATATTTCTTTTAGATTGATTTATAATACAATCCAAGAAAAAATTAATCCAACCTATCCAATTTGGATTGTCTTTTCTTGTTTCATCTAAATAAGCATAATATTTTAATTTATTCTTTTCTATCTCTTCACTTATGTTAAAAACCTTATGATTTATCAATCCTTTATCATAAAGATAAAGAATAATAAGCAATCTTCCAACTCTTCCATTACCATCTAAAAAAGGGTGAATAGTCTCAAACTGTGCATGTATTATAGCTACTTTTATTAATTCATCTAAATCTTCATCTATACTATTAATATAGCTCTCTAAATTAGACATATATAAATCAATATTATTAGCTATTGGTGGAATATGTTTAGCATTTTCCATGCTTATTCCACCTATCCAATTTTGAACTTTTCTATACTCTCCAACATTACTATTAGAGCCTCTACCAGACTTTAACATTTCCTTATGTAATGCTTTGATTAATTTCGTCCCTATTGGTAGATCCCTTAATAATTTAATTCCTTCATTTAAAGCCTCAATATAATTTTTTATTTCTAATGTATCTGCATTACGCTTTGATGTCACATCCGCTTCAACAACTTCATTAAAACTAGATTGAGTTCCCTCTATTCTAGTTGATTGTAGAGATTCGTTAATTGTAAACAAGTAAAATATTGCCTCATTTAATTTACTATGTTCTGTTCTTATATTAATTTCTTTTATTAATTCCCTAGCTTTTATAACCTTTTTATTTAATTTTATAATTTCTTCATTTTCAAATATAATAGGTAGTAATTCTGGTTCAAATGGTTTTTTCATTTTTTATCATCTCCTTACCATAAGTATACATTATATTTTAAAAATTCGCAAATTTTATAATATACTTTTATTTTTATACTTTATATTTTAATTTTTGTTGTTTTTTAAAATATAAATCAACACATAGTCTTACTACTACCACAGTTTCCTTAGTATTAAATATCTTAATTTTATTTTTTTATAACAATTTTTTCTAATATAAGGAATTTAAAAATAGTATTTTTTTTAATTTTACCCTTATTTTAAGCCATTTTATATTTTTTTAGGGAATTTAATTTTTTTAAAATTACTCCTTGTATATAACATACAAATTTATTACAATTTATATATAAAATAAGATTAGGAGTGATTAAAATGATGGTTGAAAATGATATAGAATTAGAGGTTGAGAATAAAAATAGAAATAAAATATTAGTTGTTGGAGAAAGTTCAGTAAAAGTGAATATATTATATAACTTATTTAATGAATATGGAGTATCTAAAAATAGAGTAGAGGTTATAACTGATTTTGATAAGATTA encodes the following:
- a CDS encoding Fic family protein encodes the protein MKKPFEPELLPIIFENEEIIKLNKKVIKARELIKEINIRTEHSKLNEAIFYLFTINESLQSTRIEGTQSSFNEVVEADVTSKRNADTLEIKNYIEALNEGIKLLRDLPIGTKLIKALHKEMLKSGRGSNSNVGEYRKVQNWIGGISMENAKHIPPIANNIDLYMSNLESYINSIDEDLDELIKVAIIHAQFETIHPFLDGNGRVGRLLIILYLYDKGLINHKVFNISEEIEKNKLKYYAYLDETRKDNPNWIGWINFFLDCIINQSKRNIEKFKEVEMLYNTLINIVNDNNLKLNYIDYIFKNPIFTINNLAATLNVSYITAKNNIKKLEDLKFIFGEDKKKNKKYYFYDLLKIFDI
- a CDS encoding type II toxin-antitoxin system RelE family toxin, producing MFYKVLYKKEAKKFINKIYGIKFMKAFDEISKDKNKIFEYDIKKYIHKDYDDIFRMRIGDYRAIFRIIDTEIVILVFDIDSRGKIYKK
- a CDS encoding DUF2971 domain-containing protein, with product MIGYYYCSLKTFLNIIKNKQIYLSDPLKMNDDLEIKWYLNKLNSIQIEFLESKLFMDMMKMYSNLDFTLDELKRILSFKGQHSVYVSCFSKEPDILSQWRAYAEDGKGVSIGFDLKKISKADNLLIREVIYIDDIVSDEIVDDVLGVASTIKTIIKEENIVNKDEQIEVFLHELIPELVKYKNPAFKEEKEVRLIFCDDMKFEKIIDKYNAFIEKLEVIELEHGFRTVGEDDITEFLKLPFSKEAIKEIYIGPKCLLSEYDVKNILKKLLNLDVKVIKSKSSYK
- a CDS encoding ATP-binding protein; protein product: MDELGYIPITKEETLIFFRLINERYEKKSTIVTTNADFKYWGDIFSDNTLSNAMLDRLLHHCNVISIVGRSYRVRDYYQE
- a CDS encoding IS30 family transposase — its product is MKKLNQEERILIEVRLKDGWSLKDISKELNRSLSTISREIKRNRMVERNVKIFEYNNIKTDEEILENNYCNLLKQSPYVCNNCPRYFSKNCTKHYIVYKSIISHKKSLHRRTNSRITESKIMMLKEIQRSLDLNQTIFHISEVIKIKYPKDSVSVQTIYSYINNRLLIKMNKRKRRKVMKKIEDTEIPYLPRKSFLNDREYKDFEEYRENHKDISVVEMDLICGPLGASGYILTIFITDIQFLMAYKLEKKSQIEIVKILDNIERAIGTVMFRKMFEVILTDRGYEFSSRDKMERSIKSDFNRTRVFYCDKATPTQKPNIENIHRLIRRFLPKGISFNNLTQDEIYDMVNNINSLYKARYKKTPNDMFAAKYGQRTLQKLSLRAILCDSVNLNPIR
- a CDS encoding ImmA/IrrE family metallo-endopeptidase — protein: MIDRIDLSNKSSNLRKKLGEDVESSIDIFKLVQKIENLTLVFHSLGDNISGVCYKCKNSNVIAINSDMSIGRQRFSFAHELYHLYFDDVATSTVSPIMIGSDDDNEKKQFIQNMYQQTGQKK
- a CDS encoding ATP-binding protein; translated protein: MEKNLINSMVKIAGFPFIKDINDFDFSYQDNIDKQEILDLLTHRFIHNFENVVFIVNIGC